A single region of the Silene latifolia isolate original U9 population chromosome 8, ASM4854445v1, whole genome shotgun sequence genome encodes:
- the LOC141595792 gene encoding uncharacterized protein LOC141595792: MRPLVQVVHDCQLEDLGARGAFYTWTNKHEYGTKMYSRLDRVLVNADWVDMFPDSYVHFLPEGLFDHCPGLIQFEGEMPMRGTPRYRIVQKLKGLKADLRKLNKEQFGDIENLTHVAELSLSQFQTMLVHDPLNEDLCLSKKECSKDLEELRKSRDPFLRQKPKCEWMKHGDDNTAFFHANIKRKRARNEEVSSINQRVVKAGQCLKKEHCDILNATVTAKEIKEAMFAIPGTKAPGPDECNN, translated from the exons ATGAGACCTCTAGTACAGGTAGTTCATGATTGTCAGTTAGAAGATCTTGGGGCAAGAGGAGCTTTTTATACATGGACAAATAAGCATGAATATGGAACAAAGATGTATAGTAGACTGGATAGGGTGTTGGTTAATGCTGATTGGGTGGACATGTTCCCTGATAGCTATGTCCATTTCCTACCTGAAGGATTGTTTGACCATTGTCCTGGCCTTATACAGTTTGAGGGAGAGATGCCCATGAGAG GGACTCCTAGGTACAGAATAGTGCAGAAACTGAAAGGTTTGAAAGCTGATCTAAGGAAATTGAATAAGGAACAATTTGGGGATATTGAGAATCTTACACATGTTGCTGAATTGTCTTTGAGTCAATTCCAAACTATGCTGGTACATGATCCTCTCAATGAGGATTTGTGCTTGTCTAAAAAAGAATGTTCTAAAGACCTAGAAGAGTTGAGAAAATCTAGAGACCCGTTCTTGAGACAAAAACCTAAATGTGAATGGATGAAGCACGGTGATGATAATACGGCTTTCTTTCATGCCAACATTAAAAGAAAAAGGGCTAGGAATGAA GAGGTTAGCAGTATTAATCAGAGAGTGGTGAAAGCTGGACAATGCTTGAAAAAGGAGCATTGTGACATTTTGAATGCTACTGTAACTGCCAAGGAAATAAAAGAAGCAATGTTTGCTATACCAGGGACAAAAGCTCCAGGACCTGATGAGTGTAACAACTAG